A window from Paucidesulfovibrio gracilis DSM 16080 encodes these proteins:
- a CDS encoding NADH-quinone oxidoreductase subunit C: MKLFDGLPVECKARADFAKTGQEWVFFLKPTVLRKAAQRLYKDGWFVEDVLALDTTDGMLVVYHFDKMTKPGRITLKVLVSGEEPTVPTISDIFQGADWHERETCDFHGVVFEGHANLIPLLLPAEEDQRIQPPLLKTDKKRTGLKSLMSLYETETCSAAVEALFADEPAEEAPAEG; the protein is encoded by the coding sequence ATGAAATTGTTCGACGGCCTTCCTGTGGAATGTAAAGCCCGGGCCGATTTTGCCAAAACAGGCCAGGAATGGGTGTTCTTCCTTAAACCGACTGTCCTGCGGAAAGCCGCACAACGTCTCTACAAAGACGGTTGGTTCGTGGAGGACGTATTGGCCCTGGATACCACGGACGGAATGCTCGTGGTGTACCATTTTGACAAGATGACCAAACCGGGGCGGATTACGCTCAAGGTGTTGGTTTCCGGTGAGGAGCCCACGGTTCCCACCATCTCGGACATCTTCCAGGGCGCGGATTGGCATGAGCGGGAAACCTGCGATTTTCACGGTGTTGTTTTTGAGGGGCATGCCAACCTCATTCCTCTGCTGTTGCCGGCGGAAGAAGATCAACGCATCCAGCCGCCGCTGCTGAAGACCGACAAAAAGCGTACCGGGCTGAAGAGTCTGATGTCGCTGTATGAAACGGAGACCTGCAGCGCCGCTGTTGAGGCGCTGTTCGCGGACGAACCCGCCGAAGAAGCACCGGCCGAAGGCTAG
- a CDS encoding carbonic anhydrase — protein MQDITKFLTGFRKFQQHCLTNEGELLEQLRQGQAPKVLMIACCDSRVDPAVLMDSDLGELFTLRNIASIVPPYERGGGFHGVSSAIEYAVRHLQVEHIVVLGHRQCGGVHALLNGCGPDDDFIDEWVNILEPARQLAMEKYADANPAERERACEQASVLVSLRNLLTFPWIKERFENETLILHGWYFDLETGELLSYHPDTKQFETLVAIDHD, from the coding sequence ATGCAAGATATTACGAAATTTCTTACAGGATTCCGGAAGTTTCAGCAGCACTGCCTGACCAATGAAGGGGAATTGCTTGAACAACTCCGCCAGGGACAGGCACCCAAGGTGCTCATGATCGCCTGCTGCGATTCGCGGGTCGACCCAGCGGTTCTCATGGATTCGGACTTGGGAGAACTGTTTACCTTGCGCAATATCGCCAGCATCGTCCCCCCCTATGAACGTGGCGGCGGTTTCCACGGCGTCAGCTCGGCCATCGAATACGCGGTCCGCCATCTCCAGGTGGAACACATCGTGGTGCTCGGCCACCGCCAGTGCGGCGGTGTCCATGCCTTACTCAACGGCTGCGGTCCGGACGACGACTTTATCGACGAATGGGTGAACATCCTGGAACCAGCCCGGCAATTGGCCATGGAAAAATATGCCGATGCAAACCCGGCCGAACGGGAACGGGCCTGTGAACAAGCTTCGGTATTGGTTTCCTTGCGCAACCTGCTGACGTTTCCATGGATCAAAGAGCGCTTTGAAAATGAAACGCTGATCCTGCACGGCTGGTATTTTGATTTGGAAACCGGAGAACTCCTCAGCTATCATCCCGACACCAAGCAATTCGAAACCTTGGTGGCTATTGATCACGACTGA
- a CDS encoding 2-phosphosulfolactate phosphatase, which translates to MRLTIFENLDAVPDSVGVVAVANVFRAWATAYAVIQSGAKVLLASDPEEAAEVHARHPDWLLAGEWDGITPQGFDLPCSPTLCREADLRDRTVVLVSSGAVPAIVRLRDHNRIFPFFFGNITAVAQALESSNADEVALVAPAGADGQRSLENSMCAMFLKNAVEDYPNNHQVLYGHLRNRPAAAMFDDPARTDAPSEDFDACMMLDSQETALEVVTSDFGLPALVPIAASTATS; encoded by the coding sequence ATGCGTTTGACCATTTTTGAGAACCTGGATGCCGTACCTGACTCCGTGGGCGTGGTGGCTGTGGCGAATGTTTTCCGTGCATGGGCGACTGCGTACGCGGTGATCCAGTCCGGTGCCAAGGTCTTGCTGGCAAGCGACCCAGAGGAGGCGGCCGAGGTGCATGCACGGCATCCGGACTGGTTGCTCGCCGGGGAATGGGACGGCATCACGCCGCAAGGGTTTGACCTGCCGTGTTCTCCCACCCTGTGCCGCGAGGCGGACCTCCGGGACCGAACCGTGGTGCTCGTGTCCTCCGGTGCCGTACCCGCTATTGTTCGATTGCGGGACCATAATCGAATTTTCCCTTTCTTTTTCGGCAATATTACCGCCGTGGCGCAGGCGTTGGAATCCTCCAATGCCGACGAGGTCGCTTTGGTGGCTCCCGCCGGAGCCGATGGACAGCGCAGCCTGGAAAATTCCATGTGTGCCATGTTTTTGAAAAACGCGGTGGAAGATTATCCGAATAATCATCAGGTGCTTTACGGTCACCTGCGCAACCGACCAGCGGCGGCCATGTTCGACGATCCCGCCCGGACGGATGCGCCGTCTGAAGATTTTGACGCCTGCATGATGTTGGACAGTCAGGAAACGGCGCTGGAAGTCGTGACATCGGATTTCGGGTTGCCCGCGCTGGTTCCGATCGCCGCTTCCACGGCAACCTCATAG
- a CDS encoding 4Fe-4S binding protein gives MSAVKEVIQSVKDLWSLFVGLRVTGKYFVQPTVTVHYPRETVDEDVEQTFGGHVELVPKPKDPLKAKCIACMMCVTNCPSGCLTVVKAKAPKPTPEEEQAMKEAEERGEKVKKPKAPKEPAKFMYDYSLCSLCGTCIENCPVGSLRYSNNIYLVGTSRDDFKFDLLQRLQRQAEQSAKAVPGASAADTASAAKSEA, from the coding sequence ATGAGTGCAGTGAAAGAAGTTATTCAAAGCGTCAAGGATCTCTGGAGCCTGTTTGTGGGCTTGCGGGTCACGGGCAAGTACTTTGTGCAGCCCACGGTCACGGTGCATTATCCCCGTGAAACCGTGGACGAGGACGTGGAGCAGACGTTTGGCGGGCATGTGGAACTGGTGCCCAAGCCCAAGGATCCGCTCAAGGCCAAATGTATCGCCTGCATGATGTGTGTGACCAACTGCCCCAGCGGATGCCTTACGGTGGTCAAGGCCAAGGCTCCCAAGCCGACTCCCGAAGAAGAGCAGGCCATGAAGGAAGCCGAGGAGCGTGGGGAAAAGGTCAAAAAGCCCAAGGCTCCCAAGGAACCTGCCAAATTCATGTACGATTACAGCCTGTGCAGCTTGTGCGGGACGTGCATTGAGAATTGCCCGGTGGGGTCGTTGCGGTATTCCAACAATATCTATCTGGTGGGAACCAGCAGGGACGACTTTAAGTTCGACCTGCTGCAACGGCTTCAGCGTCAGGCTGAACAATCCGCAAAAGCCGTCCCCGGCGCTTCCGCGGCGGACACGGCAAGCGCGGCAAAGAGTGAGGCGTAG
- a CDS encoding NADH-quinone oxidoreductase subunit A: protein MVFSWLHLAIVLFLLGGLLFGVGPLILAVLLGPQARGGDLGMPFECGMRPHGSSWVKWGISYYCYALIFLAFDVDVLYLFPVATAYGSIEGWLPFVKVFIFLFVLGVSIVYFWAKGVFSWPRRINL from the coding sequence ATGGTCTTCAGTTGGTTGCATCTTGCCATTGTGCTGTTTCTACTCGGCGGGCTGCTCTTCGGGGTTGGTCCGCTGATTCTGGCCGTGCTGCTTGGGCCGCAGGCCAGAGGAGGCGATCTGGGAATGCCGTTTGAGTGCGGCATGCGTCCGCATGGCAGTTCCTGGGTCAAGTGGGGCATTTCCTATTACTGTTACGCTTTGATCTTTCTCGCGTTCGACGTGGACGTGCTGTACCTGTTCCCGGTGGCCACGGCCTATGGCTCCATCGAGGGCTGGTTGCCGTTCGTCAAGGTCTTTATTTTCCTTTTCGTTCTGGGCGTATCCATTGTCTATTTCTGGGCTAAAGGGGTGTTTTCATGGCCACGCCGAATCAATCTGTAG
- a CDS encoding glycosyltransferase family 4 protein: MNTARIAVMMPRFSRYGGAEGFGWRLAKALAEAGHQVDFICARAEVEPPPGVHPVVVGRFGPFKWLKVLWYALAAERARKKGGYDLSVGLGKTFYQDVFRQGGGPLPVFWRLSRRAWPRGPRRALKMLRRRLSPANWVSWWIERIQARTTPVIVANSERTRQWMVEAHPFLRPEVMPVIYNRPDLGRFHAADPVERAEIRSAAGIKDAQVVLLTAGTNFMLKGLRGLLQALALLPERYVLHVAGGRGAGRWQAYARKLGVADRVRFLGRVEDMRSFYASGDVFVLPTFYDACSNAVMEALAMGVRTVSSSSNGSCAFLPPENLLEDPSDPKAMALRIAAVISAPAPPPFQWPDWAASGMDAWVDLVEKLLREREGTEPA, translated from the coding sequence ATGAACACAGCGCGTATTGCGGTGATGATGCCGCGTTTTTCCCGCTATGGCGGGGCCGAGGGGTTTGGTTGGCGGCTGGCCAAGGCATTGGCCGAAGCCGGACATCAAGTGGATTTCATCTGCGCGAGGGCCGAGGTGGAACCTCCGCCCGGCGTACATCCCGTTGTTGTGGGGCGTTTTGGGCCGTTCAAGTGGCTCAAGGTGCTCTGGTATGCCTTGGCTGCGGAACGGGCCAGGAAAAAGGGCGGGTATGACCTGTCCGTGGGGCTTGGCAAAACGTTTTATCAGGACGTGTTTCGACAGGGGGGCGGCCCTTTGCCCGTGTTTTGGCGGCTTTCTCGTCGGGCCTGGCCGCGTGGTCCGCGTCGTGCGTTGAAGATGCTGCGTCGTCGTCTTTCTCCGGCCAATTGGGTCAGCTGGTGGATTGAACGGATCCAGGCCCGGACCACACCGGTGATCGTGGCCAACTCCGAGCGAACCCGCCAATGGATGGTGGAGGCGCATCCGTTTTTACGTCCTGAAGTTATGCCCGTGATTTACAACCGTCCGGACTTGGGGCGGTTCCATGCCGCAGACCCGGTGGAACGGGCGGAAATTCGTTCTGCTGCGGGGATCAAGGATGCCCAGGTCGTACTGTTGACGGCCGGGACGAATTTTATGCTCAAGGGGTTGCGGGGGCTGTTGCAGGCCTTGGCTCTGCTGCCGGAGCGGTATGTGCTGCATGTGGCCGGAGGGCGCGGCGCAGGCCGCTGGCAGGCCTATGCCCGCAAGCTCGGGGTGGCGGATCGGGTTCGGTTTCTGGGTCGGGTGGAGGATATGCGTTCGTTCTATGCCTCCGGGGATGTCTTTGTCCTGCCCACTTTTTATGATGCGTGTTCCAATGCGGTCATGGAGGCTTTGGCCATGGGTGTGCGAACCGTGAGCAGTTCCAGCAACGGCAGTTGTGCATTTCTGCCGCCGGAGAATCTTTTGGAGGATCCATCGGATCCTAAAGCCATGGCCCTGCGTATCGCAGCTGTGATCAGTGCTCCTGCTCCACCGCCTTTCCAATGGCCGGACTGGGCGGCCAGCGGCATGGATGCCTGGGTTGATCTGGTGGAAAAACTGTTGCGGGAACGGGAAGGCACTGAACCGGCCTGA
- the nuoK gene encoding NADH-quinone oxidoreductase subunit NuoK, whose translation MSPLTLYQLVALLLLCLGLFGIAQRRSLVGMLIAVELMLNGAGLSIVAAAQLTETDAVLGQLGTLLVMGLAAAEATLVLSIIVVVAKRFGTTKTREVSTLKD comes from the coding sequence ATGAGTCCGCTCACGTTGTATCAACTGGTTGCGCTCCTGCTGCTCTGCCTGGGGCTCTTTGGGATTGCACAGCGCCGAAGTCTGGTCGGTATGCTGATTGCCGTAGAGCTGATGCTCAACGGTGCCGGGCTGTCCATTGTGGCGGCCGCGCAGCTTACCGAAACCGACGCGGTTCTGGGACAGTTGGGCACGCTTCTGGTCATGGGTTTGGCCGCGGCCGAAGCCACGCTGGTGCTGTCCATCATCGTAGTGGTTGCCAAACGATTCGGCACCACGAAAACCCGTGAAGTTTCCACGCTGAAGGATTAG
- a CDS encoding UDP-glucuronic acid decarboxylase family protein has protein sequence MHRKKRVLVTGGAGFLGSHICESLLTKGHEVLCVDNFFTGGKENILHLRDNPHFELLRHDVTFPLYVEVDEIYSLACPASPIHYQQDPVQTTKTAVHGSINMLGLAKRIKAKILLASTSEVYGDPARHPQTEDYWGNVNPIGPRACYDEGKRCAETLFFDYRRQHGLNIRVARIFNTYGPRMAVDDGRVVSNFIMQALRGQPITIYGDGSQTRSFCYVEDMVEGLQCFMNLKSDNPGPMNLGNPVESTIREIAETVLRLTGSGSHIEHRPLPENDPVQRCPDIGRARQHLGWEPRVTLEEGLSRTIEYFRTVLNKERARPPF, from the coding sequence ATGCATCGCAAAAAACGCGTCCTGGTTACGGGCGGAGCCGGGTTCCTCGGCTCCCACATCTGCGAGTCGCTCCTCACGAAAGGGCACGAGGTGCTCTGCGTGGATAATTTTTTTACCGGCGGGAAGGAAAACATCCTCCATCTCCGGGACAATCCGCACTTCGAACTGCTGCGGCACGACGTGACGTTCCCGCTCTATGTCGAGGTCGATGAGATATACAGCCTGGCATGCCCCGCATCTCCCATCCATTACCAGCAGGATCCGGTGCAAACCACCAAAACAGCGGTACACGGCTCCATCAACATGCTCGGGCTGGCAAAACGCATTAAGGCCAAAATTCTATTGGCCTCCACATCCGAGGTTTACGGCGACCCCGCCCGGCATCCCCAAACCGAGGACTACTGGGGCAATGTAAACCCCATTGGTCCCCGCGCCTGCTACGATGAGGGCAAACGATGCGCCGAAACCCTGTTTTTCGACTATCGCCGCCAACACGGATTGAACATCCGCGTGGCCCGAATATTCAACACCTATGGCCCGCGCATGGCCGTGGACGACGGCCGCGTGGTCTCCAACTTCATCATGCAGGCGCTGCGGGGCCAGCCCATCACCATTTACGGAGACGGCAGTCAAACCCGGTCCTTTTGCTATGTGGAAGACATGGTGGAAGGATTGCAATGTTTTATGAATTTGAAAAGCGACAACCCCGGTCCGATGAACCTGGGTAACCCCGTGGAATCGACAATACGGGAAATCGCGGAAACCGTGTTGCGGCTGACGGGATCCGGGTCGCATATTGAACACCGGCCGCTGCCGGAGAACGACCCTGTCCAGCGCTGCCCCGACATCGGCCGGGCCAGACAACACCTGGGCTGGGAACCGCGTGTGACCCTGGAAGAAGGATTGTCGCGTACTATCGAATATTTCCGCACGGTACTCAACAAAGAGCGCGCCCGCCCCCCCTTTTGA
- a CDS encoding NADH-quinone oxidoreductase subunit D: MTRYPNLEQVGGDFYTRNFAKEARPDSLILNLGPQHPSTHGVLRVVLELDGEYILRAEPVFGYLHRMHEKMGETKTWGQFMPNMGRVDYGHPLAWNWAYCGAVEKLAGIEVPERAEYIRVITNEMNRLTSHLLWWGAYILDLGAFTPIMYAFDDREHLLDLLQRPTASRLTYSYFRLGGVACDLDETFLEGTKAFIARFRERLPMYKDLVTDNIILRKRVEDIGIMDKDMVARYGATGPVARGAGLAYDLRVSEPFGVYDRFDFKVPTETTACSMGRYLVRMEEMEQSCRIIEQALEQLPGAEGPHLVKGAPKPQAKMPAGEAYFAVEGGRGKVGVYVVSDGSKVPYRIKLRAPGFSNLSCFAEACRGMLLADAVAVLGSLDLIIPEIDR; this comes from the coding sequence ATGACACGTTATCCCAATCTGGAACAGGTCGGCGGCGATTTCTATACCAGGAATTTCGCCAAAGAAGCCCGGCCCGATTCCCTCATTTTGAACTTGGGACCACAGCATCCCTCCACGCACGGAGTGTTGCGCGTGGTCCTCGAACTGGATGGCGAGTACATCCTGCGCGCTGAACCCGTGTTCGGCTATTTGCACAGGATGCACGAGAAAATGGGCGAGACCAAAACCTGGGGACAGTTCATGCCCAATATGGGCCGTGTGGACTACGGTCATCCCCTGGCTTGGAACTGGGCCTATTGCGGTGCGGTTGAAAAACTCGCCGGGATCGAAGTGCCTGAACGGGCCGAATACATCCGCGTCATCACCAATGAAATGAACCGCCTCACCTCGCATCTGCTCTGGTGGGGCGCCTACATTCTGGACCTGGGCGCGTTCACGCCCATCATGTACGCGTTCGATGATCGTGAACATCTGCTGGATTTGCTTCAGCGGCCGACAGCCTCCCGCCTGACCTATTCCTACTTCCGTCTTGGCGGCGTTGCCTGCGACCTGGACGAAACGTTCCTTGAAGGAACCAAGGCATTCATTGCCCGGTTCCGTGAACGCCTGCCCATGTACAAGGATCTGGTCACGGACAACATCATTCTGCGCAAACGTGTGGAAGACATCGGTATCATGGACAAGGACATGGTGGCCCGCTACGGCGCTACCGGTCCCGTTGCCCGCGGTGCGGGTCTGGCCTACGACCTGCGCGTAAGCGAACCGTTCGGCGTGTACGACCGCTTCGACTTTAAGGTGCCTACCGAGACAACGGCCTGTTCCATGGGGCGCTACTTGGTCCGCATGGAGGAAATGGAACAGAGTTGCCGCATCATTGAGCAGGCTCTGGAACAGCTTCCCGGTGCCGAAGGGCCGCACCTGGTCAAGGGCGCACCCAAGCCGCAGGCCAAGATGCCTGCCGGTGAGGCCTACTTCGCGGTGGAAGGCGGCCGGGGCAAGGTCGGTGTCTACGTTGTCAGCGACGGCAGCAAGGTTCCATATCGCATCAAGCTGCGCGCTCCGGGCTTCTCCAACTTGAGTTGTTTTGCCGAGGCGTGCCGGGGAATGTTGCTGGCGGACGCCGTGGCGGTCCTGGGCAGTCTGGACCTGATCATTCCGGAAATCGACAGGTAG
- a CDS encoding GGDEF domain-containing response regulator, whose product MNPLEILIVDDTPMNLVLLEQLLKKHDCVVRMAENGHEAVELVREHDFALILLDIQMPGMDGYDTCRTIKEMDRGRHVPVIFITSIFQDEASVKLGYEAGAVDYLLRPVDPYMLRSKVKVFLDLHRQKTRLEHEIVRRKRAAEALGRAEERYRSFFVKAVEGIFQMRLDGTLIEANPALARVLGYECPDDMVEVPGLIQSMVLDAEQYRLYLETLDEEGYVSNWEYQVRRADGQIVWLSESSRLVRGGEEKVIEGVVEDVTARKTCELNLHRRANFDELTGVPNRTLFFDRLEHFLQSAERYGNKMAIFFIDLNNFKKINDGFGHQVGDEVLRSVAHRFGQRVRSADTLARIGGDEFGVLLSAVDSLENAEHVAQELLSSLEEPFDVAGEKHFVGATLGISMFPHDATTAGELLHLADTAMYAAKRSGRKWCSTSGE is encoded by the coding sequence GTGAATCCGTTGGAAATTCTCATTGTGGACGATACGCCCATGAACCTGGTGCTTTTGGAACAGTTGCTCAAAAAGCACGACTGTGTGGTTCGCATGGCGGAAAATGGACATGAGGCCGTGGAATTGGTGCGTGAACATGACTTCGCGCTGATTTTGCTGGATATCCAAATGCCGGGAATGGATGGGTACGATACGTGCCGAACCATCAAGGAAATGGATCGCGGTCGGCATGTCCCTGTTATCTTTATCACCTCCATTTTTCAGGACGAGGCATCGGTGAAACTCGGATACGAGGCCGGTGCCGTGGACTATCTGTTGCGTCCCGTGGATCCGTACATGCTGCGCAGCAAGGTGAAGGTTTTTTTGGATTTGCACCGGCAAAAGACTCGTCTGGAACATGAAATCGTACGGCGCAAACGGGCTGCGGAAGCCCTGGGCCGCGCCGAGGAGCGGTATCGTAGCTTTTTTGTCAAAGCCGTTGAAGGGATTTTTCAAATGCGACTGGACGGGACGTTGATTGAAGCCAATCCTGCCTTGGCCCGCGTCCTGGGATATGAATGTCCGGACGACATGGTGGAGGTGCCGGGCTTGATCCAGTCGATGGTTTTGGATGCCGAACAATATCGCCTCTATTTGGAAACGTTGGATGAAGAGGGGTATGTTTCCAATTGGGAATACCAGGTGCGGCGCGCCGATGGGCAGATCGTTTGGCTTTCGGAAAGCTCCCGGTTGGTTCGGGGCGGTGAAGAGAAGGTGATTGAGGGAGTGGTGGAAGACGTCACGGCCCGCAAAACCTGTGAGCTGAACCTGCACCGACGGGCGAATTTTGATGAGCTGACCGGGGTTCCGAACAGGACATTGTTCTTTGATCGTCTTGAGCATTTTTTGCAGAGCGCTGAGCGCTACGGCAACAAAATGGCGATTTTTTTCATTGATCTGAACAATTTCAAAAAGATCAACGATGGCTTTGGTCACCAGGTCGGGGATGAGGTCTTGCGCTCCGTGGCGCATCGTTTCGGGCAGCGTGTACGCTCGGCCGACACCCTGGCCCGGATCGGCGGCGACGAATTCGGCGTCCTGCTTTCTGCTGTGGATTCATTGGAAAACGCGGAGCATGTTGCTCAGGAGCTGTTGTCTTCCCTGGAGGAGCCGTTTGACGTTGCCGGGGAAAAGCATTTTGTGGGCGCCACGCTTGGTATCAGCATGTTTCCGCATGATGCGACAACTGCTGGGGAATTGCTGCATCTGGCGGATACGGCCATGTATGCCGCAAAGCGGTCCGGCCGAAAGTGGTGCTCAACGTCCGGTGAATGA
- a CDS encoding NADH-quinone oxidoreductase subunit J family protein, whose protein sequence is MELMAKIAFWVYALIILGGGIVAVGSSSLVRALIGLISTLIGVAGMYMLLGTPFMAFMQLLIYVGAVAVLIFFAVMLTDAHGHGDESEPAPVRQHLYALGAVMSVGGVLAWLIMNRPPASSLMPAEVSIQQLGEGLLSSYFLAFELISVVLLVAMSGAVLLAWEKRGKK, encoded by the coding sequence ATGGAACTGATGGCTAAAATCGCATTTTGGGTCTACGCCCTCATCATTCTCGGGGGCGGGATCGTGGCGGTCGGCAGCAGCAGTCTTGTGCGTGCCTTGATCGGTCTGATCAGTACGCTCATTGGCGTTGCCGGTATGTATATGTTGCTCGGAACCCCGTTTATGGCGTTCATGCAACTGCTGATTTATGTCGGCGCAGTGGCCGTGTTGATTTTCTTCGCGGTCATGCTCACGGATGCGCACGGGCATGGCGATGAGAGCGAACCCGCTCCGGTGCGGCAACATCTGTACGCACTGGGCGCGGTCATGTCCGTGGGGGGCGTCTTGGCGTGGCTGATCATGAATCGGCCGCCGGCAAGTTCGTTGATGCCCGCGGAGGTCTCTATCCAGCAACTCGGAGAGGGGCTGCTCAGCTCCTATTTCCTGGCTTTTGAGCTGATCTCCGTGGTGCTGCTGGTGGCCATGTCGGGAGCCGTGCTGCTGGCTTGGGAGAAGAGGGGGAAGAAATGA
- a CDS encoding NADH-quinone oxidoreductase subunit B, with protein sequence MATPNQSVEELATLRQTAGTVEPALVQIQLVDKILNVCRAMSIWPMTFGLACCAIEMMSTGMARYDLARFGAEVFRPSPRQADLMIVAGTVTKKMAPAIVRLYEQMPAPKYVLAMGNCAISGGPFNFKGAYNLVEGIDTLVPVDVYVPGCPPRPEGLLEGLFTLQQQITGRRWWPVPALKEEG encoded by the coding sequence ATGGCCACGCCGAATCAATCTGTAGAGGAACTGGCAACCCTGCGGCAAACCGCGGGGACTGTGGAGCCGGCACTGGTCCAGATCCAGCTTGTGGACAAGATCCTCAATGTCTGTCGGGCCATGTCCATCTGGCCCATGACCTTTGGACTGGCTTGCTGCGCCATCGAAATGATGAGCACCGGTATGGCCCGGTACGACCTGGCCCGCTTCGGCGCCGAGGTGTTCCGGCCTTCCCCGCGGCAGGCCGATTTGATGATCGTGGCCGGTACTGTGACCAAGAAGATGGCTCCCGCCATTGTCCGTCTGTACGAGCAGATGCCCGCACCGAAGTACGTTTTGGCCATGGGCAACTGTGCCATCTCTGGTGGGCCGTTTAATTTCAAGGGAGCCTACAACCTGGTGGAGGGAATCGATACGCTCGTTCCCGTGGATGTCTATGTCCCCGGGTGTCCTCCCCGTCCGGAGGGGCTGCTCGAGGGGTTGTTCACGCTGCAGCAGCAGATCACGGGACGCCGCTGGTGGCCGGTTCCCGCGCTGAAGGAGGAGGGCTGA
- the nuoH gene encoding NADH-quinone oxidoreductase subunit NuoH: MSIHPQLLHMIIALIAIMAWVGLNALVLVYFERKGAGFIQRRPGPFEVGPQGILQPLVDGIKLMCKQLVMPNGADPILFWMAPLLSMFPVLLLFLVLPYGPILTGMQINLGMLLILAFAGFNVLALLLAGWASNNKYGLLGAARAVAQSVAYEIPLLLSVLAVAFMTGTLDFVAITEGQGAWPWQWNVVWQPLAFIIFIISAVGETNRAPFDLPEAESELTAGFHTEFSSMGFGLFFMAEYAYMVVVASVATVLFLGGYQGPFGSDGWWWFLPKAYAILLFIIWIRWTYPRVTFVQLLNINWKWLLPLGTVNLLATAFFMKVF; encoded by the coding sequence ATGAGCATTCATCCCCAACTCTTGCATATGATCATCGCCTTGATTGCGATCATGGCCTGGGTCGGCCTGAACGCCTTGGTGTTGGTCTATTTCGAACGCAAAGGCGCCGGGTTCATCCAGCGTCGGCCCGGCCCCTTCGAGGTTGGCCCGCAGGGTATCCTGCAGCCGCTCGTGGACGGCATCAAGCTGATGTGTAAGCAGCTTGTCATGCCCAACGGAGCAGATCCCATCTTGTTCTGGATGGCGCCCTTGCTGTCCATGTTCCCGGTGTTGTTGCTGTTCCTGGTGTTGCCGTACGGGCCGATCCTCACAGGCATGCAGATCAATCTGGGCATGCTTTTGATCCTGGCCTTTGCCGGATTCAACGTTCTGGCCCTGCTCCTGGCGGGCTGGGCCTCCAACAACAAATACGGCCTGCTCGGTGCGGCCCGTGCCGTGGCGCAGTCCGTGGCCTATGAAATTCCGTTGCTGCTGTCCGTGCTGGCCGTGGCCTTCATGACCGGCACACTGGATTTTGTGGCGATCACCGAAGGGCAGGGCGCATGGCCCTGGCAATGGAATGTGGTCTGGCAGCCATTGGCCTTCATCATCTTCATCATTAGCGCCGTGGGCGAAACAAACCGTGCGCCGTTCGACCTTCCCGAAGCAGAATCCGAGCTTACGGCCGGGTTCCATACGGAATTCTCGAGCATGGGCTTCGGACTCTTCTTCATGGCCGAGTACGCGTACATGGTTGTGGTCGCCAGTGTGGCCACCGTGCTTTTCCTGGGCGGCTACCAGGGACCGTTCGGATCGGACGGCTGGTGGTGGTTCCTGCCCAAGGCCTACGCGATTTTGCTGTTCATCATCTGGATCCGCTGGACATATCCCCGCGTGACCTTTGTCCAGTTGCTGAACATCAACTGGAAGTGGCTGTTGCCGCTGGGGACGGTGAACCTTTTGGCAACCGCTTTCTTCATGAAGGTGTTCTAG